A part of Desulfomicrobium baculatum DSM 4028 genomic DNA contains:
- a CDS encoding ATPase, T2SS/T4P/T4SS family has product MDNPQSEEQLLSQAWNLFAKDDYAGVLSICRSGYSHGVRSYDMVRLMLDSLNKLGKVQEQAEVTLKILGENDYPPKVAAKLYFRAGLIYLHQDDHKEARSIFEKVRILDPDFPGIEQRIKALTPRPVTSSSSRYSHLLEKNLISADQLSTVMSMEGKDSDALLLKEYKIAKKDLGESLSRFYGTEFVPFSAGKEPPFELFEKRRLDPDFLKRYGWLPFSQEGNTITVLMTNPFDLGRLDEIRFIYGTSNVEAKVTLAGDIEQYIEHFYKQFSSGEDLAAAFDEDVESADIVTAGDETEAEVSDQDSEVVRMVNALLVEAWRKNVSDIHIEPNPQSRYCMFRFRLDGTCYEFRKVRLPLARPIVSRLKIMASLDIAERRLPQDGKIKIKLPDRNKIVEYRMATIPTLEGMEDVVLRVLASGKPLPLDKLGLLPQNKAAFEKLIYKPYGLILVVGPTGSGKTTTLHSAVSYINTPERKIWTAEDPVEITQEGLRQVQVNPKIGLTFASALRSFLRADPDVIMIGEMRDKETAHIGVESSLTGHLVFSTLHTNSAPETVTRLLDMDLDPFNFADSLLCVLAQRLVKTLCPSCKKAYTPDAKELEEMALEFGQGWEIHAKEFLQGKPTLFRKVGCGQCVGGYKGRVGVHELMVNSSGIKNQIKHRKPTEEIRAQAVTEGMLSLKQDGMMKVMMGLTDMDQVRAASG; this is encoded by the coding sequence ATGGATAATCCGCAGAGTGAAGAGCAACTTCTCTCCCAGGCCTGGAACCTGTTTGCCAAGGATGACTATGCCGGAGTCCTGAGCATTTGCCGGAGCGGCTATTCCCATGGCGTGCGCAGCTACGACATGGTTCGGCTCATGCTCGACAGCCTGAACAAGCTCGGCAAGGTCCAGGAGCAGGCCGAGGTCACTCTCAAGATCCTGGGCGAAAACGATTATCCCCCCAAGGTCGCTGCCAAACTCTATTTCCGTGCCGGACTCATTTACCTGCATCAGGACGACCACAAGGAAGCGCGGTCCATTTTTGAAAAAGTGCGCATTCTCGATCCCGATTTTCCGGGCATCGAGCAGCGCATCAAGGCTTTGACCCCCCGCCCCGTTACATCGAGCAGCAGCCGGTATTCCCATCTTCTCGAAAAGAACCTCATCAGCGCCGACCAGCTCTCGACGGTCATGTCCATGGAAGGCAAGGATTCGGATGCCTTGCTGCTGAAGGAATACAAGATCGCCAAGAAGGATCTGGGCGAGAGCCTGTCCCGGTTTTACGGCACCGAGTTCGTGCCCTTCTCCGCGGGCAAAGAGCCGCCTTTTGAACTGTTCGAAAAGCGTCGCCTTGATCCGGATTTTCTCAAACGGTATGGCTGGCTTCCCTTTTCCCAGGAAGGCAACACCATCACCGTGCTCATGACCAATCCCTTCGACCTTGGGCGTCTGGACGAGATCCGTTTCATATACGGCACGTCCAACGTTGAGGCCAAGGTCACTCTGGCCGGGGATATCGAGCAGTACATCGAGCACTTCTACAAGCAGTTCAGCTCGGGCGAGGATCTGGCCGCGGCTTTTGACGAGGATGTCGAGTCCGCCGACATAGTCACGGCGGGAGATGAGACCGAGGCCGAGGTGAGCGACCAGGACAGCGAGGTTGTGCGCATGGTCAACGCCCTGCTGGTGGAGGCCTGGCGCAAGAACGTGTCCGATATCCACATCGAGCCCAACCCGCAGTCCCGCTACTGCATGTTCCGTTTCCGGCTGGACGGAACCTGCTATGAATTTCGCAAGGTTCGCCTGCCCCTGGCGCGACCCATCGTCTCGCGTCTGAAGATCATGGCCAGCCTGGACATCGCCGAGCGCCGCCTGCCCCAGGACGGCAAGATCAAGATCAAGCTGCCCGACCGCAACAAGATCGTGGAATACCGCATGGCGACCATCCCCACCCTGGAGGGCATGGAGGACGTGGTGCTGCGCGTGCTGGCCTCGGGCAAGCCCTTGCCGCTGGACAAGCTCGGCCTGCTGCCGCAGAACAAGGCGGCCTTCGAGAAGCTCATCTACAAGCCGTACGGGCTTATCCTCGTGGTCGGTCCCACGGGTTCGGGCAAGACCACGACCCTGCATTCGGCGGTGAGCTACATCAACACTCCCGAGCGCAAGATCTGGACTGCCGAGGATCCGGTGGAAATCACCCAGGAGGGGCTCAGGCAGGTTCAGGTCAACCCCAAGATCGGGCTGACCTTCGCCTCGGCCCTGCGCTCGTTCCTGCGAGCCGATCCGGACGTGATCATGATCGGTGAGATGCGCGACAAGGAAACAGCGCATATCGGCGTTGAATCGTCCCTGACCGGCCATCTGGTTTTTTCGACCCTGCACACCAACTCCGCCCCCGAAACAGTGACCCGCCTGCTGGACATGGATCTGGATCCGTTCAACTTCGCGGATTCGCTGCTCTGCGTTCTGGCCCAGAGGCTGGTCAAGACTCTGTGCCCGAGCTGCAAGAAAGCCTACACCCCTGATGCCAAGGAACTTGAGGAGATGGCCCTTGAGTTCGGGCAGGGCTGGGAGATCCATGCCAAGGAATTTCTGCAGGGCAAGCCGACCCTCTTCCGCAAGGTCGGGTGTGGGCAGTGCGTGGGCGGCTACAAGGGCCGGGTGGGCGTGCATGAGCTCATGGTCAATTCATCCGGCATCAAGAACCAGATCAAGCACCGCAAGCCCACGGAGGAGATCCGGGCCCAGGCTGTGACCGAAGGTATGCTGAGCCTCAAGCAGGACGGCATGATGAAGGTCATGATGGGCCTGACCGACATGGACCAGGTCCGGGCCGCGAGCGGTTAG
- a CDS encoding translocation/assembly module TamB domain-containing protein, with amino-acid sequence MHPVISKRLRKSGLILLGCVVLIATCAGLILGTDKGRQGLLDTITRLTQTQAFHLEMEGLRLGETWSLDRLTVSDAQGPWLNAEKLSVRPLLTELLRGKISLQHVGIDRLEIQRLPESEETSETSEFSGPPSLSIAGMDIDYIRLAPEVAGREALLSLHGALALDANEPHARLRVTRLDRTDDLAELDARLDLRKHTLDLRLDVHEEPQGLLHSALGMNGTQGISLQATGSGPMSEWNLGFESVISDVAQLAGNATISLDPEPDVELRALVTPGPAWNLFTGLPQETMTFRAEGSWHDPVLRIARLELQSPTGSLGGNATWNFENQTLASTANAHNVNVSWLMPENIRTGPINASASLHADPKGMRAQGTILLRELEISGHAVPAAEARLSLGIPADAEGWQVVTQLEAQTPSLPEGLRAWSMNATLGDDGSSFYAKELRLESDRLGLSANGTLDSLVNIHARLDLREPPAGSTQKPLSAILDTTLEGRVNRATSSMNASLEATAVRIDGLPPELEQLLGPNSRVLANFSLSPQLFSVHEAQLQARTSAKASGAYDLEKNTFQARLSAAFPEISNAAVRIAQGATLRASASGSPDAFGLNLSAATENIGVQELSLSSANATATVLGLPARPSATVKATAMAEQEPVSLELKIESAKNLLRITESALHLPETVLRFNGDIHPDPLFFIGDADFQSTDLRSLGRILKKEIGGELSVQARLDTLKGKQKVTLQGQGKSLSAIGARIDGASLSGTLADPGLPGETDIELKLTSASLNDIKADTINARLRGVESGYGFDIGIVHASSRTDLSAKGVLSSDLSGLALEHLRGILLHQELKLESPFSMTVSPTGTSWRETSLSFGPARLRSQGTISGEITNITADLTGFDPALLQPLFPELPSASVNARLGVKGAPSEPDAQLWVQARDISLKSSGLESLPNLDATAEVRLRQNMLEAQASLASKDTLEISANLSSPMQIDLYAPALPLGAPISGQLTGHTRLMLLPHLLRLDDQTLEGDCALDFRISGTWADPKLSGTAQVRDARYENYRSGTIIQDLDMDAKADGSVLTATLSATDGAAGTAEATGQVDLLTLKHIVDVLFSNFQLLRQDLMQSTAKGGLRLQGNPDGTELRGNITLDPTTVRLPAKTQADLAHIEVQEINVENPSPRAEGKTGNFLLGFDLRVAIPARLSVQGRGLDSEWSGNLHIGGNQIQPVITGEMNLLRGKFDFLDRTFTLNKGSLALGGETPPNPFLEVLGETRILENLVQVRISGPARDFRVSLSSVPSLPQDELLALILFGRSLRQISPLQAVRLAQAAAEITGFGASPDFLDSIKSSLGLQEVDVTKDEEDNTAVGVGGYFGGKYYIRTQRSVSGQDRTKVEVQITPKISVETEVGSDSRQGGGVMWKHDY; translated from the coding sequence ATGCATCCCGTCATATCCAAACGCTTACGAAAATCCGGCTTGATTCTCCTGGGCTGCGTGGTCCTCATCGCCACATGCGCGGGCCTCATCCTGGGCACGGACAAAGGGCGGCAAGGATTGCTGGACACCATCACCCGTCTCACCCAGACGCAGGCCTTTCACCTGGAAATGGAGGGCCTGCGGCTTGGCGAAACCTGGAGCCTGGACCGCCTGACCGTGAGTGATGCCCAAGGCCCCTGGCTCAACGCTGAAAAACTGAGCGTACGCCCGCTCCTGACCGAGCTGTTGCGGGGCAAAATATCCCTGCAGCACGTGGGTATCGACCGCCTTGAAATACAGCGTCTGCCCGAGTCCGAGGAAACGTCCGAGACCTCGGAATTCTCGGGGCCACCTTCTTTAAGCATCGCCGGCATGGATATCGATTATATTCGCCTCGCTCCGGAGGTCGCGGGGCGCGAAGCCCTGCTCTCCCTGCATGGCGCGCTGGCCCTTGACGCAAATGAGCCTCACGCCCGTTTGCGCGTAACCCGGCTGGACAGAACAGATGACCTGGCGGAGCTTGATGCCCGCCTCGATCTTCGCAAACACACCCTTGATCTGCGTCTGGACGTGCACGAAGAACCACAGGGGCTCCTGCACTCCGCCCTGGGCATGAACGGCACACAGGGCATTTCGCTGCAGGCCACAGGCAGCGGTCCCATGAGCGAGTGGAACCTGGGCTTTGAGTCCGTGATTTCCGATGTCGCGCAACTGGCCGGCAACGCGACCATTTCTCTGGACCCAGAACCGGACGTCGAACTGCGGGCGCTGGTCACGCCCGGTCCGGCCTGGAACCTTTTCACCGGCCTGCCGCAGGAAACAATGACCTTCAGGGCTGAAGGGAGCTGGCATGATCCCGTCCTGCGCATTGCCCGCCTTGAGCTGCAAAGCCCGACCGGCAGCCTTGGCGGCAACGCCACCTGGAATTTTGAGAACCAGACCCTTGCATCCACGGCCAACGCGCACAACGTGAACGTGTCCTGGCTCATGCCCGAAAACATAAGGACAGGCCCCATCAATGCTTCCGCTTCCCTGCATGCGGACCCAAAGGGCATGCGCGCACAGGGAACAATTCTGCTGCGCGAACTGGAAATCTCCGGACACGCCGTTCCCGCCGCCGAAGCACGCCTGTCTCTGGGCATTCCCGCAGACGCCGAAGGCTGGCAGGTTGTAACGCAGCTTGAGGCACAGACCCCGAGCCTGCCCGAAGGTCTGCGCGCCTGGTCGATGAATGCCACCCTCGGCGACGACGGGTCATCCTTTTATGCCAAAGAGCTGCGTCTGGAATCAGACCGCCTGGGGCTGTCGGCCAACGGCACCCTCGACTCCCTCGTGAACATACATGCACGGCTTGATCTGCGTGAGCCGCCTGCGGGGTCCACGCAAAAACCCTTGTCGGCAATTCTGGACACAACGCTTGAAGGGCGGGTGAACCGTGCGACCTCGAGTATGAATGCCAGCCTCGAAGCCACGGCCGTCCGGATCGACGGCTTGCCCCCGGAGCTTGAACAGCTGCTGGGACCAAACAGTCGCGTGCTGGCCAACTTCAGCCTGTCTCCGCAGCTCTTCAGCGTGCACGAAGCGCAGCTGCAGGCGCGGACATCGGCAAAAGCCAGCGGCGCGTACGACCTGGAAAAGAACACGTTTCAGGCCAGGCTCAGCGCCGCCTTCCCGGAAATCAGCAATGCGGCCGTGCGCATCGCGCAGGGGGCAACCCTACGCGCCTCGGCCTCGGGCAGCCCGGACGCCTTTGGGCTGAACCTTTCCGCCGCAACAGAGAATATCGGCGTGCAGGAGCTGTCCCTTTCCTCTGCCAACGCGACAGCCACAGTGCTCGGCTTGCCTGCCCGGCCCAGCGCCACCGTGAAGGCGACGGCCATGGCCGAACAGGAGCCCGTCAGCCTTGAGCTGAAAATCGAATCCGCCAAAAACCTGCTGCGTATCACGGAATCCGCCCTGCATCTCCCGGAAACAGTCCTGCGTTTCAACGGCGACATTCATCCGGACCCGCTTTTTTTCATCGGCGATGCAGATTTTCAAAGCACTGATTTACGCTCTCTGGGCCGCATCCTGAAAAAGGAAATCGGAGGCGAACTTTCCGTGCAGGCCCGCCTCGATACACTCAAAGGAAAACAAAAAGTCACCCTGCAGGGGCAGGGAAAATCCTTGTCCGCCATCGGGGCCCGCATCGACGGAGCGTCCTTGAGCGGCACGCTGGCCGATCCCGGACTGCCGGGCGAAACGGATATCGAGCTGAAGCTGACATCGGCGAGCCTGAACGATATCAAGGCCGACACGATAAACGCGAGACTGCGCGGAGTGGAGTCAGGCTACGGATTCGACATCGGGATCGTCCACGCTTCTTCCCGCACCGACCTTTCGGCCAAGGGGGTACTGTCTTCGGACCTAAGCGGCCTTGCCCTTGAACATCTTCGCGGAATCCTGCTGCACCAGGAGCTCAAGCTTGAGTCCCCCTTCAGCATGACCGTCTCGCCCACCGGGACAAGCTGGCGGGAGACCAGCTTGAGTTTTGGTCCGGCGCGGCTGCGCTCTCAGGGCACCATTTCGGGCGAAATCACGAATATCACCGCCGACCTGACCGGCTTCGACCCTGCGCTGTTGCAGCCTCTTTTCCCTGAGCTGCCGAGCGCCAGCGTCAATGCCCGGCTTGGCGTCAAAGGCGCACCTTCGGAACCGGACGCGCAGCTCTGGGTGCAGGCCAGGGATATCAGCCTGAAATCTTCGGGCCTTGAGAGTCTGCCCAATCTCGACGCCACGGCCGAGGTGCGCCTGCGCCAAAATATGCTGGAAGCGCAGGCATCCCTGGCCTCAAAAGACACCCTCGAAATAAGCGCAAACCTTTCAAGCCCAATGCAGATCGACCTCTATGCGCCTGCTCTCCCCTTAGGAGCGCCCATTTCCGGACAACTCACGGGCCACACCAGGCTCATGCTGCTGCCGCACCTTCTGCGCCTTGATGATCAGACCCTGGAAGGAGATTGCGCTCTCGATTTTCGCATCAGCGGCACCTGGGCCGATCCGAAACTCTCGGGCACTGCCCAGGTGCGCGATGCGCGCTACGAGAATTACCGCAGCGGGACCATTATCCAGGACCTGGACATGGACGCCAAGGCCGACGGGTCCGTCCTGACGGCAACCCTCTCCGCCACGGACGGCGCAGCGGGCACGGCCGAGGCCACGGGCCAGGTGGACCTTTTGACGCTCAAACACATTGTCGATGTGCTTTTCAGCAACTTTCAACTGCTGCGCCAGGACCTGATGCAAAGCACGGCAAAGGGCGGCCTGCGCCTGCAGGGAAATCCGGACGGAACCGAGCTGCGCGGAAACATCACCCTCGACCCGACCACAGTCCGTCTTCCGGCGAAAACCCAGGCCGATCTGGCGCATATTGAAGTCCAGGAAATCAATGTTGAAAATCCTTCGCCACGAGCGGAAGGCAAAACCGGAAATTTTCTGCTCGGCTTTGATCTGCGGGTGGCCATCCCGGCCCGTCTGAGCGTCCAGGGCCGGGGCCTGGACTCGGAATGGTCCGGAAACCTGCACATCGGCGGCAACCAGATCCAGCCCGTGATCACTGGCGAAATGAACCTGTTGCGCGGCAAGTTCGATTTTCTCGACCGCACCTTCACCTTGAATAAAGGCTCCCTGGCCCTCGGGGGCGAGACCCCGCCCAACCCCTTCCTGGAAGTGCTCGGCGAAACCCGGATCCTGGAAAATCTCGTCCAGGTGCGCATCAGCGGTCCCGCCAGGGATTTTCGGGTGAGCCTGTCTTCCGTTCCAAGCCTGCCCCAGGACGAACTGCTGGCCCTGATCCTTTTCGGCCGCTCGCTACGACAGATATCCCCGCTGCAAGCGGTACGCCTTGCCCAGGCTGCCGCGGAAATAACCGGCTTTGGGGCGAGTCCGGATTTTCTGGACTCCATCAAATCAAGCCTCGGGCTACAGGAAGTGGACGTGACCAAAGACGAGGAGGACAACACCGCCGTCGGCGTGGGAGGTTACTTCGGGGGCAAATATTACATTCGCACCCAACGTAGCGTTTCAGGACAGGATCGGACCAAGGTCGAAGTGCAGATCACTCCGAAAATCAGCGTGGAGACCGAAGTGGGATCAGATTCCCGGCAGGGCGGAGGGGTGATGTGGAAACACGATTATTGA
- a CDS encoding autotransporter assembly complex protein TamA translates to MSVSQGRLLLFVCLTLALFPAPGLCASAEYTVDIPALPDGLTPLLSSVSDCVNLQDNPPATPGLLRKRAANDVESFNSALQARGYFKAEVTGEVDTNVTPLAVRFTIEPGPRFVFEKPRLVLQPEDSARKHLYAPLSRIKAGEKYSSSTILDVETALLERLKEHGYPSPVAREKKVIADHATDKVSVSFTIDTGPAAKFGSTQILGLENISDKVVTDELAWEEGSPYDRRKVDKTREQLIRTGLFRSVRISADHSGGSGIVEMGITLLEAPQRSVRAGLWYYSDLGLGTNVGWTHRNIFGAGQELRLDAELAENLQRAKSDLILPRMWHPRQTLGLSAQYEHELTDSYDSTNLSLSALMRRPVSELQVGYGLAYRLAEVENDELRRFNLFSVPLIAEFSNANNVLDPTSGITLAARMEPFTDIQDSETSFVLWNLSGRHYLPLSKNKSIVLATRGRYSLLAGANRDSIPEDMLLYAGGGGSIRGYAHQYAGELDEDDDPLGGVSAVDFSAELRFRINREYGVVLFGDGGGAFSGRNPSEKEDYFWGTGAGLRYFTPIGPIRADVAVPLDRRDGVDDPFQIYISLGQAF, encoded by the coding sequence ATGTCCGTTTCGCAGGGCCGTCTCCTTCTCTTTGTGTGCCTGACCCTGGCTTTGTTTCCGGCGCCAGGCCTCTGCGCATCCGCCGAATACACGGTCGACATTCCGGCTCTTCCGGACGGCCTTACCCCTCTGCTTTCCTCCGTCTCCGACTGCGTGAACCTGCAGGACAATCCTCCCGCCACTCCCGGCCTGCTGCGCAAGCGAGCGGCCAACGACGTTGAATCCTTCAACAGCGCGCTCCAGGCCAGAGGATATTTCAAGGCCGAAGTAACGGGAGAAGTGGATACCAACGTGACCCCGCTGGCCGTCCGGTTCACGATCGAACCAGGACCGCGTTTTGTTTTCGAAAAGCCCCGGCTCGTGCTTCAACCCGAGGACTCTGCCCGCAAGCATCTGTATGCCCCCCTAAGCAGGATCAAAGCGGGCGAAAAATACTCGTCCAGCACGATTCTGGACGTTGAAACGGCTCTGCTGGAACGCTTGAAGGAACACGGATACCCCTCGCCCGTGGCCCGCGAAAAAAAAGTGATCGCGGATCACGCCACGGACAAGGTCAGCGTAAGCTTCACCATCGACACAGGACCCGCCGCGAAATTCGGATCCACTCAAATCCTGGGGCTTGAAAATATCTCGGACAAGGTCGTCACCGACGAATTGGCCTGGGAGGAAGGGAGCCCATATGACCGGCGCAAAGTGGACAAGACCCGCGAGCAACTCATCCGCACCGGACTTTTCCGTTCGGTGCGCATCAGCGCGGACCACTCCGGAGGCTCTGGGATCGTAGAGATGGGAATCACTCTGCTTGAAGCCCCGCAGCGCAGCGTGCGTGCGGGTCTGTGGTATTATTCCGATCTGGGGCTGGGTACCAACGTGGGCTGGACGCACCGCAACATTTTTGGCGCAGGCCAGGAATTGCGCCTCGATGCCGAACTCGCCGAAAACCTGCAGCGGGCCAAATCCGATCTGATCCTGCCACGCATGTGGCATCCCCGCCAAACCCTCGGGCTTTCGGCCCAGTATGAGCACGAACTCACGGACAGTTACGATTCCACCAACCTTTCCCTCTCGGCCCTCATGCGCCGGCCTGTTTCGGAACTGCAGGTGGGCTACGGGCTGGCCTACCGACTGGCCGAGGTGGAGAATGATGAATTGCGGCGCTTCAACCTTTTCTCCGTTCCTCTCATCGCCGAATTCTCCAATGCCAACAACGTGCTGGACCCCACCAGCGGCATCACTCTGGCCGCCCGCATGGAGCCCTTCACCGACATCCAGGACAGTGAAACATCCTTTGTGCTGTGGAACCTTTCTGGCAGGCACTACCTGCCTCTAAGCAAAAACAAGTCCATCGTCCTGGCCACGCGTGGACGCTACAGCCTGCTGGCAGGGGCCAACCGGGACAGCATCCCCGAAGACATGCTCCTGTATGCCGGCGGCGGGGGCTCGATACGCGGTTACGCCCATCAATACGCGGGCGAACTCGACGAGGACGACGATCCCCTGGGCGGCGTGAGCGCCGTGGATTTTTCGGCGGAATTGCGTTTCCGCATCAACCGCGAATACGGAGTAGTCCTTTTTGGAGACGGGGGCGGCGCTTTTTCCGGCAGAAACCCTTCGGAGAAGGAGGATTATTTTTGGGGAACCGGCGCCGGGCTGCGCTACTTCACGCCCATCGGACCGATCAGGGCGGATGTGGCCGTGCCCCTTGATCGCAGGGACGGCGTGGACGATCCATTCCAAATTTACATCAGCCTGGGGCAGGCTTTCTGA
- a CDS encoding deoxyribodipyrimidine photo-lyase: MNPRRVNMLRNAPLGQGPVLYWMHRDFRAADNWGLTYARLQALKSGQPVAVIFCLAPDFAEATAVHFNFLLDGLTKTAQTLRRQNIPFFALSGIPGLEVANFARTLKASLVVTDFDPLRIKAQWHKDLLSAWNQAVHEVDSRNIVPARVVSDRREFMARTLRPKIKRLLGEFLDEFPVLPMHPHPWPTAVSAPDFSSLRHKIRDDGRRQALRVEPGEQPARDLLCHFLQNKLPVYANRNDPNQDVCSSLSAHLHFGMLSAQRAALETQACGLAGENVDAFLDELIVRRELSDNFCLHTPGYDTEEGFPAWAKESLHKHLRDPRPVIYSPEELEAARTHDPLWNAAQTQMLRSGKMHGYLRMYWAKKILEWSLSAADALRTAIRLNDRYSLDGRDSNGYTGIAWSIGGVHDRGWTERPIFGKIRFMNLAGARRKFDVDRFVRSWITPQDDASI, translated from the coding sequence ATGAATCCACGTCGCGTGAACATGTTGCGAAACGCCCCGTTAGGCCAGGGTCCGGTGCTGTATTGGATGCACCGGGATTTTCGGGCCGCCGACAACTGGGGATTGACCTATGCCCGATTGCAGGCGCTCAAAAGCGGACAGCCTGTGGCCGTGATCTTTTGCCTGGCTCCGGACTTTGCGGAGGCCACTGCGGTTCATTTCAATTTTCTGCTCGATGGACTGACAAAAACGGCCCAAACGCTCAGGCGGCAGAACATTCCCTTTTTCGCCCTGTCCGGCATTCCTGGCCTTGAAGTCGCGAATTTCGCCCGCACGCTCAAGGCCAGCCTTGTCGTCACCGATTTCGACCCGTTGCGCATCAAGGCGCAATGGCACAAGGACCTGCTTTCGGCCTGGAATCAAGCCGTGCATGAAGTCGATTCGCGCAACATCGTGCCCGCGCGGGTGGTCTCGGATCGGCGCGAATTCATGGCGCGGACCCTGCGCCCCAAAATCAAGCGTCTGCTCGGTGAATTTCTGGATGAATTCCCCGTTCTGCCCATGCACCCGCATCCATGGCCGACAGCGGTCTCGGCGCCTGACTTTAGCTCCCTGCGGCACAAAATCCGCGATGACGGCAGGCGCCAGGCTCTGCGTGTCGAACCCGGCGAGCAACCAGCCCGCGACCTGCTCTGTCATTTTCTGCAAAACAAACTGCCCGTCTACGCGAACCGCAACGACCCCAACCAGGATGTCTGTTCGAGCCTTTCCGCGCACCTGCACTTCGGCATGCTCTCCGCCCAACGCGCGGCGCTTGAAACACAGGCATGCGGGCTGGCAGGAGAAAATGTCGACGCCTTCCTGGACGAGCTCATTGTCCGCCGTGAACTCTCGGACAATTTCTGCCTCCATACCCCTGGCTACGACACCGAAGAGGGCTTCCCCGCCTGGGCCAAGGAGAGCCTGCACAAACACCTGCGCGATCCCCGCCCCGTCATCTACTCTCCGGAGGAACTGGAAGCGGCCAGGACCCACGACCCGCTCTGGAACGCCGCCCAGACCCAGATGCTTCGCAGCGGCAAGATGCACGGCTATCTGCGCATGTACTGGGCCAAAAAAATCCTGGAGTGGTCTTTGTCCGCAGCCGACGCGCTGCGCACGGCCATCCGCCTCAACGACCGCTACAGCCTCGATGGCCGGGACAGCAACGGATACACAGGCATTGCCTGGTCCATCGGCGGGGTGCATGACCGTGGCTGGACCGAACGGCCGATTTTCGGCAAGATAAGGTTCATGAATCTTGCGGGGGCGCGCCGGAAATTCGACGTGGACCGTTTCGTAAGGTCCTGGATTACGCCCCAGGATGATGCCTCAATCTGA
- a CDS encoding PilZ domain-containing protein codes for MSDDKISDVEVFVHNKMVVSFACPQCKLEKEVAVERIKDVYHWNINAACRRCAHKFKVSFNFRKYYRKETYIHGLLYDSFESIDPAGDVIVTDISLTGVGFECNSCDFTVGSVLVLRFILDDCERSKMEKKISIESIRGSKVGALFLGEHSFDKVLGKYILPQ; via the coding sequence ATGAGCGACGACAAAATATCAGATGTTGAAGTTTTTGTGCACAATAAAATGGTTGTCTCTTTTGCCTGCCCCCAATGCAAGCTGGAGAAAGAAGTTGCAGTTGAGAGAATAAAAGACGTTTATCATTGGAACATAAACGCAGCATGTCGTCGATGTGCGCATAAATTCAAGGTTTCTTTCAATTTTAGGAAATATTATAGGAAAGAAACCTATATACATGGTCTTCTTTATGATTCTTTTGAGTCAATTGATCCTGCTGGAGATGTGATCGTGACAGACATTTCTCTGACAGGAGTTGGCTTTGAATGTAATAGCTGTGATTTTACTGTTGGATCTGTCTTGGTATTAAGATTTATTTTGGATGATTGTGAACGCTCGAAAATGGAAAAGAAGATATCGATAGAGTCTATACGCGGCTCAAAGGTTGGCGCTCTTTTTCTGGGCGAACATAGTTTTGACAAAGTTCTCGGAAAATACATTCTTCCCCAATAA